One Myxococcales bacterium genomic region harbors:
- a CDS encoding LysR family transcriptional regulator: MRPTQLRRLDMNLLVVADALLETGSVTETAELVGLSQPAVSRALGRLRDELGDPLLVRDGRGLVPTPFASSLRPRLRASLLELERTLAHDGAFEPAAERGTFSLASADFAAFSFLPVALSRLAEKAPGARLVMSPYREPFEALLEAGEVDVVVGHRPSQKAWVRSVELFASPWVLVARRGHALLRAPTLERVCRAAHVLVSPEGQGQGPVDVALEALGHTRHVALRVPDFAGALAVVAQSRTVTVVPKVLAEGARRVLPLAAAKLPFEVPAARVFVSYHTARDADPRHRFFRDELRGVEREVARVASNDAPRRRPPR; this comes from the coding sequence ATGCGCCCCACGCAACTCCGTCGCCTCGACATGAACTTGCTCGTCGTGGCCGACGCCCTACTCGAGACGGGCAGCGTCACCGAGACCGCCGAGCTCGTGGGGCTCTCGCAGCCCGCCGTGAGCCGCGCGCTCGGCCGCCTGCGTGACGAGCTCGGCGATCCGCTCCTCGTGCGCGACGGCCGCGGCCTCGTGCCCACCCCGTTCGCGTCGTCCCTTCGCCCGCGCCTGCGCGCGTCGTTGCTCGAGCTCGAACGCACGCTCGCCCACGACGGGGCCTTCGAGCCCGCGGCGGAGCGGGGCACGTTTTCGCTCGCCTCGGCCGACTTCGCGGCGTTCTCGTTCTTGCCCGTGGCCCTCTCGAGGCTCGCCGAGAAGGCCCCCGGGGCGCGGCTCGTGATGTCTCCCTACCGTGAGCCGTTCGAGGCGCTGCTCGAGGCCGGCGAGGTCGACGTGGTCGTCGGGCATCGGCCGTCGCAGAAGGCCTGGGTGCGCTCCGTCGAGCTCTTCGCGAGCCCGTGGGTGCTCGTCGCGCGGCGAGGGCATGCTCTGCTCCGCGCGCCCACGCTCGAGCGCGTGTGCCGGGCCGCCCACGTGCTCGTGAGCCCCGAGGGGCAGGGGCAGGGGCCCGTCGATGTGGCGCTCGAGGCCCTCGGGCACACACGCCACGTGGCCCTGCGTGTGCCCGATTTCGCCGGGGCGCTCGCGGTGGTCGCGCAGTCGCGCACGGTGACCGTGGTGCCGAAGGTGCTCGCCGAGGGGGCGCGTCGCGTGCTCCCGCTCGCGGCCGCGAAGCTCCCCTTCGAGGTCCCGGCCGCGCGTGTCTTCGTGAGCTACCACACCGCGCGCGACGCCGATCCGCGGCACCGGTTCTTCCGCGACGAGCTGCGAGGGGTAGAGCGCGAGGTCGCGAGGGTGGCCTCGAACGACGCGCCCCGCCGACGCCCACCCCGGTGA
- a CDS encoding beta-lactamase family protein, giving the protein MHLRSLSLVVAFTSAVAAIAACGDDPVSVPPPSNDAGTSSPEASAPDTSTPPPEDATTDAKNPAFEAIDAAIEDSRKKAAVDGGPPPALAFALYDKGERLVFSKEYGGFKTSDRVAVASASKIVSGLVLFSLVGKGLLTLDSTTGAVLGWPAPKDQITLRHLLSFTSGLPPEAPCTANPATTLEACVGTIAALDPDAAPGTRYDYGSTHLHVAARMAEVVTGKTWNTLFDELVRVPLGLPAEVAYFTAPRQSLGKQNPLVAGGLRASMDEYTKILTAIYARGEGAVKAPTTLFDLQMVEPYPGVVVGNSPVKSLGYDFRYGLTAWLECKTPATGCATISSPGAFGFTPWLDRKVGYTAILGMQLEREGAASGVVGFAVDLEQRLEPLLPAALGR; this is encoded by the coding sequence ATGCACCTCCGTTCGCTCTCGCTCGTCGTGGCGTTCACCTCGGCCGTCGCGGCCATCGCCGCGTGTGGCGACGACCCTGTCTCCGTGCCTCCTCCCTCGAACGACGCAGGCACCTCGAGCCCCGAGGCCTCCGCACCCGACACGTCGACGCCTCCTCCCGAGGACGCGACCACCGACGCGAAGAACCCCGCCTTCGAGGCCATCGACGCGGCCATCGAAGACTCCCGCAAGAAGGCCGCGGTCGACGGAGGCCCGCCGCCTGCGCTCGCGTTCGCCCTCTACGACAAGGGCGAGCGGCTCGTCTTCTCGAAGGAGTACGGGGGCTTCAAGACGAGCGATCGCGTGGCGGTCGCGTCGGCCTCCAAGATCGTCTCGGGCCTCGTGCTCTTCTCGCTCGTCGGCAAGGGCCTCCTCACGCTCGACTCGACCACCGGCGCGGTGCTCGGCTGGCCCGCGCCCAAAGACCAGATCACGCTGCGCCACCTGCTCTCGTTCACGTCGGGCCTCCCGCCCGAGGCCCCGTGCACCGCGAACCCCGCGACGACGCTCGAGGCCTGCGTCGGCACGATCGCCGCGCTCGATCCGGACGCCGCGCCCGGCACCCGCTACGACTACGGCTCGACGCATCTGCACGTCGCCGCGCGCATGGCCGAGGTCGTCACGGGCAAGACGTGGAACACCCTCTTCGACGAGCTCGTGCGCGTCCCCCTCGGCCTCCCCGCGGAGGTCGCGTACTTCACGGCGCCGCGCCAGTCGCTCGGCAAACAGAACCCGCTCGTCGCCGGCGGCCTGCGCGCCTCGATGGACGAGTACACGAAGATCCTCACGGCGATCTACGCGCGTGGCGAAGGCGCCGTGAAGGCCCCCACCACGCTCTTCGATCTGCAGATGGTCGAGCCGTACCCTGGCGTGGTCGTCGGCAATTCGCCCGTGAAGAGCCTCGGGTACGACTTTCGTTATGGGCTCACCGCGTGGCTCGAGTGCAAGACTCCCGCGACGGGCTGCGCGACCATCTCGTCGCCCGGCGCGTTCGGCTTCACCCCGTGGCTCGATCGCAAGGTGGGCTACACCGCGATCCTCGGCATGCAGCTCGAGCGCGAAGGCGCCGCGTCGGGCGTGGTCGGCTTCGCGGTCGACCTCGAGCAACGCCTCGAGCCCCTCCTCCCCGCGGCCCTCGGCAGGTGA
- a CDS encoding TIGR02646 family protein: MRTIHKRKEPRALVEARVAGVTFGTLDGATKGALRAQLVKEQGWLCCYCMARIRPETCRIEHYRPQSSFPDEGLAYPNLLAACHGNEGASPSLHHCDVRKGNRTIRFDPRHPSAHADGVRYGANGDIRVPDPAHQDELDHVLGLNLEH, encoded by the coding sequence GTGCGCACCATCCACAAGCGCAAAGAGCCGCGGGCGCTCGTCGAAGCTCGCGTCGCAGGCGTGACGTTCGGCACGCTCGATGGGGCCACGAAGGGCGCGCTTCGAGCGCAGCTCGTCAAGGAACAGGGCTGGCTTTGCTGCTACTGCATGGCGCGAATTCGCCCCGAGACGTGCCGCATCGAGCACTACCGGCCGCAGAGCTCGTTCCCCGACGAGGGCTTGGCGTACCCGAACCTCCTCGCGGCGTGTCACGGGAACGAAGGAGCTTCTCCTTCGCTTCATCACTGCGACGTGCGCAAAGGCAACCGCACCATCCGGTTCGATCCGAGGCACCCCTCGGCTCACGCCGACGGCGTTCGGTACGGAGCGAACGGCGACATCCGCGTCCCCGATCCGGCCCACCAGGACGAGCTCGATCACGTGCTCGGCCTGAACCTCGAGCACTGA
- a CDS encoding AAA family ATPase → MKLARLVLSNYRGFEALDVTFDPRLTLLVGKNGSGKSSVLDAITTCAFLSTSVALGKAPSRHDGPGDISMSDVRGGATSAHVISTWHVDGTAYTFEAERMTSRTFQASAEDGVGRAIPIVAFRVDRARAPTAEVTDTSEPVPAWDDGYFETEVAFDRLVRWMRSEEDLENQERVSRRDLDFELPSLGAVRRACRSVLGPEYSDVRIDRSGGKTALTAQKGGARLTASQLSDGERNLLGLAANLARRLVPLAPAGSSPVDAEAVVLIDEVELHLHPSWQETILPRLLETFPHIQIVATTHSPSVLASIGSTTQVRVLDEGTAYTLRDPVTGRDANALLRDVFGARERPRAALELIELAGRALDAGALDDARVHTDTLEALCGPNDSEVVRLRLLLDFERA, encoded by the coding sequence ATGAAACTCGCGCGGCTCGTCCTTTCGAACTATCGCGGCTTCGAGGCGCTCGACGTCACCTTCGACCCTCGCCTCACGCTGCTCGTCGGGAAGAACGGCTCGGGCAAGTCGTCCGTGCTCGATGCCATCACGACGTGCGCGTTCCTCAGTACGAGCGTGGCGCTCGGAAAAGCACCGAGCCGTCACGACGGACCCGGTGACATCTCCATGTCCGACGTTCGAGGGGGCGCGACGTCGGCCCACGTGATCAGCACCTGGCACGTCGACGGTACGGCGTACACCTTCGAGGCGGAGCGAATGACCTCTCGCACGTTTCAAGCTAGCGCTGAGGACGGGGTGGGCCGCGCCATTCCGATCGTTGCCTTCCGCGTCGACCGGGCGCGAGCGCCGACCGCCGAGGTGACCGACACGAGCGAGCCCGTCCCCGCATGGGACGACGGGTACTTCGAGACCGAGGTCGCGTTCGACAGGCTCGTGCGGTGGATGCGCTCCGAGGAGGACCTCGAGAACCAGGAGCGTGTCAGCCGGCGCGATCTGGACTTCGAGCTCCCTTCCCTGGGCGCGGTGCGGCGCGCCTGCCGCAGCGTGCTCGGGCCCGAGTACAGCGACGTTCGCATCGACCGCTCCGGCGGCAAGACGGCGCTCACCGCCCAGAAAGGCGGCGCACGACTCACGGCGAGCCAGCTCTCGGACGGCGAACGCAACCTCCTCGGGCTCGCCGCGAACCTCGCGCGGAGGCTCGTCCCGCTCGCCCCTGCGGGCTCGAGCCCCGTCGACGCCGAGGCCGTCGTGCTCATCGACGAGGTCGAGCTGCACCTCCACCCGAGCTGGCAAGAGACGATACTCCCGCGGCTCCTCGAGACGTTCCCGCACATTCAGATCGTGGCGACGACACACTCGCCGAGCGTCCTCGCATCCATCGGCTCGACCACACAGGTTCGTGTGCTCGACGAAGGAACGGCCTACACGCTTCGGGATCCGGTGACCGGGCGCGACGCCAACGCCCTCCTGAGGGACGTCTTCGGCGCGCGGGAGCGGCCTCGCGCCGCGCTCGAGCTCATCGAGCTCGCCGGGAGAGCGCTGGATGCGGGAGCCCTCGACGATGCCCGCGTGCACACAGACACGTTGGAGGCGCTCTGCGGGCCGAACGACAGCGAGGTCGTTCGCTTGAGGCTCCTGCTCGACTTCGAGAGGGCGTAG